The nucleotide window CCCGCTGGCTCATGGTGGCGGTTTTGCCGGAGCCAGCGCCAGCCACCACTAGCAGGGGTGAGAGCGGGTGGGCGATTATGCGGGATTGCTCGCGCGTGGGCGCGTGCATACCAAGGGCCTGGGCGAGGCGTTCTGGGGTGATTCTGGCGTCGTGGCTGGGGGCGGGGCTGCTACTGGTGGCGCTCATGCGACGGTCCTACGGCCTTCAGGATGGTTGGGGCAGGAGTCCTTGACCGCACAGTTACGGCACAGGTCTGCAGTACGGGCTTGCAGCCTGGAGCCGCTAGCGGCGAGTGCGGCCTCACGCAGCATGGCTCGGGCCCAGTCCTCCCCGGTCTCAGGGTCAGGGTTGGACGCGAGGGCCGCACCTGCGGGGGCTAGGACCGGGGCCCCGCCGTCGCGTTTGAGAGGTTCTTTTCCAAGCAAGACTAGGGCGGCGCCGTCAACCTCATAGCCGTTTGCCTCCAGGGCCAGCCGGTAGGTGGCTAGCTGTGGGTGGTGGCTGGAGTCCGGATAGACGCGCTGACCGGTCTTGAGGTCGATGAGACGGACCTTTCCGTGTGGTGCCTTGCTCTCGCCGGGACGTTCCTCAAGGCGGTCCATCTTGCCGACGATCACCACCTGTACAGCCGTCCCTTGCTCTCCGGCGGGCGGAGGGAGGGTCATCTGCGCGCGGATACGTTCTTCCACCTTGGCCCTGCCGGGCACAGATCCCAGGTAGATGGCTAGCCGCTGCGCGATGGCGCGTGCCCGTTCCTTGGCTACCTGCCCCAGCCATGTGTCCGGGTAGCCCAGGCTGGGGAGCTGGAGCTCGAATCGGTCAAGTAGCTGGCCCCGGTCTAGTCCGCTCAGTTCTGCCTCCTCAGCGAGCTGGTGTACCAGATCGCCTAGTTGCTGTGCGGCTGAGGGCACTGCCCCAGCCCCGTTGCGTTGCAGAAACCAGCGCAGGGGGCAGGCGGTTAGGGCTTCCACGTCCGAGGGGCTGACCTGCACCGGATAGCCCGGTACTACTAGCGGGACCAGCGATGACGGACCATGCACCCCCAGCCATTCAGCGGGTGCGGCGCCGGTCACGCCTTCCTGCGCCAGTTCCGCAAGGATGCTCGCCGCGTCTACAGCGCGATCGCGCGCCTTCTGGTCGGCGTCCGGAAGACTGCCAGCTACCAGTGCTTGGCGTAGTTCGGAAACCAGTCCGCGCAGGGTCAGGTCTCCGACGTCGGGCTGGATAACCGGCTCGCCGTCGTCGTTCAGCACGGGGGTGCCTGCGGCTTTCGCGATCTCCAACAAGAATGAGGATGGCGCGTTGTCGGCGTCGGAGACGGCAGTGACCAGTAGGCGACGGCGGGCGCGTGTGAGTGCCGCCAGTAGCATGCGCCGCTCGTCCCCACGGACTTGGGCACGGACGGTGGCTGGATCCTGTTCGTCCTTGGGGGCGCCATCGGGGCCCAGGGGCAGGCGACCGGTGACAGCATCGACCAGGAGCCCCGAGCGGGTCAGGGAGTCGCGCGGGCGCAGATCCGGCCAGGAGTCACGGCACAAGCCCAGGACCGCCACGAACTCCCACTCGCCTCCGGCGGCGCTAGCTGGGGTAAGGATCTGGACGCCTTCGGGGCGGATGCCGTGTGGTGCCACGGAGTCCGATGGCAGCACCTCAGCGGCTAACTCGGCCAGGAAGTTCTTGGCGGGTGCTCCGGGATGTCTCTCAGCCCAGACCTCCGCGCGCTTGAACAGGGCTGTGACGACGTCCAGGTTGTGCTCGGCAGCCTCCTGTAGCAGGTCATCAGCCGGGGAGGAAGGGGATCGCCCAGAGCCATGGTTTGAGCTGGGCTGGCGGGCCGGGGTAGCTGACTGTACTGTCTGCGGCTCGGGCAGTCCGAGAGCGGTGGCTTGCCATCGCTTGGCGCAGCCGGAGGCATCCCAGGCGGCCCACAGTAGGGACTCGATGTCGGGGCCACTCCCCTGGTCCGGCGTGTCCGTCAACTGTTCAGACCAAAGCGTGCCTGCTTCCGCACGTACTGCCGACACGATCTTGGCGGCGCGAGCCAGCAGCACCGCCTGGTTCTGCAGTGCAGTGCCGTCGAGTTCGGCAGCGAATTCCTTTGCCCGGGCGTCATCGTCCACCACTTCGAGCAGGTACTGGTCGGGGCTGGTCTCAGCGGCCCGGCCCTCACGTAGGTGGCGCCGTAGGTGCCGCAGGTCCAGCTGTGACAAACCGACGAGCGGGCTGGAAAGCAAGGTGATGATGCTGCTGTGCTCTGGTAGCTCTGATCCTTGCTGGCCGAGTTGCCCCTTCAGGGCAGCCCGCGCAACTGCCAGCAGTGCTGCGGCGGCAGGCTCAGCGCGCAACAGCACGGCGGGGTCAGAGGCGGCTAGCGGCACGCCCCGGCGTCGGAGTTCCCCAGCGATCGCCTGAAGCATGCCGCTAGAGCGAACCACTACCGCCATCTGCTCCCAGGGCGTTTGGTGGTGTACGTGCTCCGCGCGCAACGCCCTAGCCACATGGGCAGCCTCCTGTACCGGAGATGAGGCCAGCAAGGCGGTAACCCCCGCAGATGCTTGTGGGGCAGGTACCGGCGCTGCGGCGGCAGCCTCGAACAAGCGAGCGGCCTTAGCCGAGCCAACGGGCAAGGTTGCAGGACAGGCTGCCGAAGCAGACTGGCCTGCTAGCCTCGGCTCGCCCTGACTGATGGAGGCTTGACGGTAGTCGGTCTGTCCAATGACGGGAACCCGGGCGGCCTGGTCCTGCCACACGCCTAGCAGCGCGTTGTTACCGCGGTGGCGGGTGGTCAGCACTAGGCGCTGCGCGGCCAGCGTTCTGCTTGACCGGGCCTCGGTCAGCAGACTGGGCGCTCCACCCCGGAAGGTTTCCACGGCCACATCAGGATCCCCAAGGACAAGGATCTGGGCGCGGTGTCCCCGGGCGTCGGGCTGAGTGAGCTGGGCCAGCAGTCTGGCAGTGGCGGCGGTGCAGTCCTGGTAGTCGTCCACGATCACCAGGTCTGGCACAGGTGGGGCATCTAGGACGTCCTCACGGTCCCAGTTTCGCAGGGCCTCAGCCGCCCGGTCCTGCAGACGGGCGGAGTCCATCTTGCGGACCTCTGAGCGCCGGGCGGCGGAGGCCCGCCCCTGTGCGTCCCAGGTGCGCAGCAGAGCAGAGACCGGGCCCCAGATGTGAACTTCCAGCACCCGCCCCAGGTCCGCGAGCTCCTCCGCACTAACGCCGAGTTCGCCAGCGCGTGCAAGGATGTTGCGCAGCTCGTTACGGAAGGCACGGGATTCGATCGCCTCCGGTGGTAGGTCCGGCCAGGTGACAGCGCCGACCATCTCCGCCAAGGCGGCATCCTCCTCGGGGCCTGCCAGCAGCACGGGTGGGGGCAACGGGTCGCGGCGTCGCGTCAGGTAGGTGGTGAGGATGTCCAGGGCGAGGCGCACGGGAGTACGCACCCGCACCTTGCCTGAACCAGAGCCAGCTTGATCCATCAGTGCTACTGCGGCGCGCTCACGCAGGCGATCAGCGCGTGCGCGGGTGGGAGCTAGCAGCACGGCTTCTCGTGCGCCAGCGACGGCGTTAGCGAGGACGTGCAAGGCAACGGTGGTTTTGCCGGTGCCGGAGCCGCCCAGCACCACCAGGTTGCCCCCGGCCTGCACAGCTTGGAGCACATACCTGCCTGCCTCGTCCAGTTCCGGCAATGGCTCCGTGGCCTTTGGCGGTAGTAGCCTGACGGTGGGCTGGG belongs to Actinomyces trachealis and includes:
- a CDS encoding UrvD/REP family ATP-dependent DNA helicase is translated as MSTQIAQPTVRLLPPKATEPLPELDEAGRYVLQAVQAGGNLVVLGGSGTGKTTVALHVLANAVAGAREAVLLAPTRARADRLRERAAVALMDQAGSGSGKVRVRTPVRLALDILTTYLTRRRDPLPPPVLLAGPEEDAALAEMVGAVTWPDLPPEAIESRAFRNELRNILARAGELGVSAEELADLGRVLEVHIWGPVSALLRTWDAQGRASAARRSEVRKMDSARLQDRAAEALRNWDREDVLDAPPVPDLVIVDDYQDCTAATARLLAQLTQPDARGHRAQILVLGDPDVAVETFRGGAPSLLTEARSSRTLAAQRLVLTTRHRGNNALLGVWQDQAARVPVIGQTDYRQASISQGEPRLAGQSASAACPATLPVGSAKAARLFEAAAAAPVPAPQASAGVTALLASSPVQEAAHVARALRAEHVHHQTPWEQMAVVVRSSGMLQAIAGELRRRGVPLAASDPAVLLRAEPAAAALLAVARAALKGQLGQQGSELPEHSSIITLLSSPLVGLSQLDLRHLRRHLREGRAAETSPDQYLLEVVDDDARAKEFAAELDGTALQNQAVLLARAAKIVSAVRAEAGTLWSEQLTDTPDQGSGPDIESLLWAAWDASGCAKRWQATALGLPEPQTVQSATPARQPSSNHGSGRSPSSPADDLLQEAAEHNLDVVTALFKRAEVWAERHPGAPAKNFLAELAAEVLPSDSVAPHGIRPEGVQILTPASAAGGEWEFVAVLGLCRDSWPDLRPRDSLTRSGLLVDAVTGRLPLGPDGAPKDEQDPATVRAQVRGDERRMLLAALTRARRRLLVTAVSDADNAPSSFLLEIAKAAGTPVLNDDGEPVIQPDVGDLTLRGLVSELRQALVAGSLPDADQKARDRAVDAASILAELAQEGVTGAAPAEWLGVHGPSSLVPLVVPGYPVQVSPSDVEALTACPLRWFLQRNGAGAVPSAAQQLGDLVHQLAEEAELSGLDRGQLLDRFELQLPSLGYPDTWLGQVAKERARAIAQRLAIYLGSVPGRAKVEERIRAQMTLPPPAGEQGTAVQVVIVGKMDRLEERPGESKAPHGKVRLIDLKTGQRVYPDSSHHPQLATYRLALEANGYEVDGAALVLLGKEPLKRDGGAPVLAPAGAALASNPDPETGEDWARAMLREAALAASGSRLQARTADLCRNCAVKDSCPNHPEGRRTVA